The Candidatus Neomarinimicrobiota bacterium genome has a segment encoding these proteins:
- a CDS encoding tetratricopeptide repeat protein — protein sequence MVKRYVLLTLLLTVFIACGGRETPQQLWDNAKDLTEQEKYEEAMDLYQRVLALENTPDSLRAKTIFTMADLHLNHFKRTSKALQTYQTVTEQYGTTNWGAKAQFMIGYVYANHVNNYEKAKSEYQRFLEIYPTHELADAVRFEMKYMGKDLDEVDDLGFMQQTMESE from the coding sequence ATGGTTAAACGGTATGTACTGTTAACGCTGCTTTTGACGGTTTTTATTGCCTGCGGAGGGCGTGAAACGCCACAACAACTGTGGGATAATGCCAAGGATTTGACAGAACAGGAAAAATACGAAGAGGCCATGGATTTATACCAACGAGTACTGGCCCTTGAAAATACGCCTGATTCGCTGCGCGCAAAGACGATCTTCACAATGGCCGACCTTCATCTCAATCATTTCAAAAGGACCTCAAAGGCATTGCAGACGTATCAGACGGTGACGGAACAGTATGGAACCACGAACTGGGGAGCAAAAGCCCAGTTTATGATCGGATATGTCTACGCGAATCATGTCAACAATTATGAAAAAGCAAAGTCGGAGTACCAGCGGTTCCTGGAAATCTATCCTACCCACGAACTGGCTGACGCCGTTCGGTTTGAAATGAAATATATGGGCAAAGATCTGGACGAGGTCGACGATCTCGGATTCATGCAGCAAACTATGGAATCGGAATAG
- a CDS encoding translocation/assembly module TamB: MKRRLLFITFVLFAIFVFAMLIIMRPTLWTNQLLSYFNSQLETRYKLEIQAERLTGNILNQLSGDNVSVTTVQDSVLFTANSLTLRYSLWKVIIGEFAIDAVHIDQPVVYYNEGLDLLTQQVASGDLGQATQRQPFTIERLSINEGQFVYGTGSQQVNVSKITGKMHIDQDDEALAITGDFSSIEAIRPAQQLRSIKFLIHQYPDSIQFNNVEFMYDSAFVLLNGQLDLDPETHLELNYQTSNLSLGSILPQFGITYLSNDEWDIKGRLDTDFTEFDITTEFDGNLNASTPASGFFDFTVTNQAISVPAGTLNIGDGSLQFAGQYNFDSGGNAEVQAEHLNLQSFRQDLPTTDISGVFDLREEAGSLTDPALYSNIRLTSSSVKNYTISNLEGRLALSNDTLRFVDSLSVGYKTAEWLLHGWYALNGELNLEIDVSTDRFDYLAKSLNLPVIYGEANGNFSIDGTIDTTSIDGRLQLRNFGFREFHFDTIAAYIQLDDIQRRRDGEMFVEAREGNAWGKEVAYGNLSAISQDDSVVIRNFELSDGDDHLYITGGISEALRGEVNKLELRYRNTFIHNRTPLPFQIENNRLAISQGVIGVNDGLVTFTGNVRSGDSLRTHAEFTNIDYGPLNQLLQDPLPVTGVLNGSFTYAGAGERQVIYSDLEIANVVWRDLHYQRIGAEIEYEDQVLTVNNGKIQTHEEGAISFTGQMPIDIIGMVKGDTIDFTKNLQFSSKLDLEGIYLEDYTQFIDINQSMSGLVSGTINLDGITADPNITFDLSVQHPVFDRIEGYHLEASGGYDSGTMEFTRLYLEETREGGIYQGSGTLPLTIDLYTPVIELRRDDPMDLKFHAETPQLQFLSKYMGKVDAVTGVFTLDLLVSGTPNNPERNGQITIDSSTVEVATLENEITGISGRGILRNNRMQLRDFTAKMHSPQDREIIEGVFQRFRHWVSNLFDREVAQRKPNLAVNGSLDFAHFFQPGLNLRIKGEDIYIRTLLGEIEGITGADMTLTGRDSLVIAGDLQPEEVVLRMSFSGNNIPQEIAPNRGEGRYVEYNLHTTFPGNFYIRNDQVSAEFEGDIWIVRHGDEPVNFSGQLNVIRGKYYYYDDTFTIQEGQIYFDPVEFNPRLNIVATTEIEDQVEVQLTLSGELDNPSINLETPGEGQRYTEQEILEILTFNERIEEGINTQALGQSIFTSYLEQQLENYGSQLIGLETFDVEAEGQGLQNLENVTITMGRRVAPNLYFTYGRGFFAENPTNTVGLEYQLNRYMSLLGEVDEEGLYHFKYRLKYNY, encoded by the coding sequence ATGAAACGCAGACTTTTATTCATCACATTCGTTCTTTTTGCGATATTTGTATTCGCAATGTTAATTATTATGCGGCCGACATTGTGGACGAACCAACTGTTATCCTACTTTAATTCCCAACTCGAGACCCGGTATAAATTGGAAATTCAGGCGGAACGGCTGACGGGAAACATCCTCAATCAATTGTCCGGTGATAACGTCTCCGTAACCACGGTCCAGGATAGTGTTCTTTTCACTGCCAACAGTCTGACGCTCCGGTACTCGCTCTGGAAGGTAATTATTGGCGAATTTGCCATTGATGCCGTCCATATTGATCAACCGGTGGTTTACTATAACGAGGGCTTGGATCTGTTGACTCAGCAGGTTGCATCCGGGGATCTCGGGCAAGCGACGCAGCGACAACCCTTTACTATTGAGCGTCTGAGTATTAATGAGGGACAATTTGTCTATGGGACAGGCAGCCAGCAGGTGAACGTGAGTAAAATCACCGGGAAAATGCATATCGATCAGGATGATGAAGCCCTCGCGATAACCGGTGACTTTAGCTCCATAGAGGCAATCCGCCCGGCGCAACAGCTGCGGAGTATTAAATTTTTAATCCATCAATATCCGGATTCAATCCAGTTTAATAACGTCGAATTTATGTATGATTCGGCCTTTGTGCTGCTCAATGGGCAACTGGATTTGGACCCCGAAACCCACCTGGAATTGAATTACCAAACCTCAAATCTGTCATTGGGATCAATCCTGCCTCAATTTGGCATTACCTATCTCAGCAATGACGAGTGGGATATAAAAGGCCGACTCGATACTGATTTCACCGAATTCGATATTACGACGGAATTTGACGGGAACCTGAATGCAAGTACACCTGCCAGCGGATTTTTTGATTTTACCGTAACAAACCAGGCTATATCTGTTCCGGCAGGTACCCTGAATATAGGAGATGGGAGCCTTCAATTTGCCGGTCAATACAATTTTGACTCAGGGGGTAATGCGGAGGTGCAGGCGGAACATCTTAATCTCCAATCGTTTCGACAGGATTTACCAACAACCGATATTTCCGGCGTATTTGACCTTAGGGAGGAGGCCGGCTCATTAACCGATCCTGCATTGTATAGTAACATACGACTCACTTCTTCAAGTGTTAAAAATTATACCATCTCAAATCTGGAAGGAAGGCTAGCATTATCCAATGACACCCTGCGCTTTGTGGACAGCCTTTCCGTGGGCTATAAAACAGCAGAATGGCTTCTCCATGGATGGTATGCACTAAATGGCGAGCTTAACCTGGAAATCGATGTCTCGACAGATCGTTTTGATTATTTGGCCAAGAGTTTGAATTTGCCGGTGATCTATGGGGAGGCAAACGGGAATTTTTCTATCGATGGCACCATTGATACCACCTCGATCGACGGTCGACTACAGCTCCGGAACTTCGGATTCCGGGAATTCCATTTTGATACCATTGCCGCGTACATCCAACTGGATGATATCCAGCGCCGCAGGGATGGTGAGATGTTTGTCGAGGCCCGGGAAGGAAATGCCTGGGGGAAAGAGGTTGCCTACGGAAACTTGTCAGCGATAAGTCAGGACGATTCCGTTGTGATCCGAAACTTTGAACTCTCGGATGGAGATGACCATCTCTATATCACGGGTGGTATCTCTGAGGCACTGCGTGGTGAGGTCAATAAACTGGAGCTACGCTACCGGAATACCTTTATACACAATAGAACGCCTCTTCCTTTCCAAATTGAAAATAATCGGCTCGCAATTTCCCAGGGGGTTATTGGTGTAAATGACGGATTGGTTACGTTTACCGGAAACGTACGGTCCGGTGATTCCCTGCGGACCCACGCCGAATTTACCAATATCGATTACGGACCGTTGAATCAACTCTTGCAGGATCCGCTTCCAGTGACAGGAGTGCTCAATGGCTCTTTTACCTATGCCGGGGCCGGAGAGCGACAGGTGATATACAGTGATCTGGAAATAGCAAACGTCGTGTGGCGAGATCTGCATTACCAGAGAATTGGCGCGGAAATCGAGTACGAAGATCAAGTACTAACCGTAAACAACGGAAAAATCCAGACGCACGAAGAGGGGGCGATATCTTTCACGGGGCAAATGCCCATTGATATTATTGGAATGGTAAAGGGGGATACCATTGACTTCACAAAAAATTTACAATTCTCCTCCAAATTAGATCTGGAAGGTATATATCTGGAGGATTATACCCAGTTTATAGATATTAATCAGTCTATGTCGGGATTAGTTTCAGGTACAATAAACCTGGATGGGATTACCGCGGATCCGAATATCACGTTTGACCTGTCGGTCCAGCACCCGGTCTTTGACCGAATCGAGGGTTATCACCTTGAAGCCAGCGGTGGATATGATTCCGGCACGATGGAGTTTACGCGACTTTATCTTGAGGAAACACGGGAAGGTGGCATATACCAGGGAAGTGGGACTTTGCCTCTAACAATCGATCTGTATACTCCGGTCATTGAATTGCGCCGGGACGATCCCATGGATCTTAAATTCCATGCGGAAACGCCCCAATTACAATTCTTAAGTAAATATATGGGGAAAGTCGATGCCGTAACAGGCGTGTTTACCCTGGATCTGTTGGTATCCGGGACACCGAATAATCCGGAACGGAATGGACAGATAACTATTGACAGTTCGACCGTTGAGGTGGCGACACTGGAAAATGAAATTACCGGTATATCCGGACGCGGGATCTTGCGCAATAACAGGATGCAACTCCGGGATTTTACCGCAAAGATGCATTCGCCGCAAGATCGGGAGATCATTGAAGGGGTCTTTCAACGGTTCCGACATTGGGTGAGTAACCTGTTCGATCGGGAAGTAGCGCAGCGAAAGCCTAACCTGGCTGTTAATGGATCGCTGGATTTCGCTCATTTTTTTCAGCCCGGGTTAAATCTCCGGATCAAAGGAGAAGATATATATATCCGGACCCTCCTTGGAGAAATTGAAGGAATAACAGGTGCCGATATGACACTAACTGGCCGGGATTCCCTGGTCATTGCCGGTGATTTGCAACCGGAAGAAGTCGTATTACGAATGAGTTTCTCCGGGAATAATATTCCACAGGAAATAGCACCGAACAGAGGTGAGGGGCGGTACGTCGAGTATAATCTTCATACGACTTTTCCCGGCAATTTCTATATCAGAAACGATCAGGTCAGCGCCGAATTTGAAGGCGATATCTGGATTGTCCGGCATGGCGACGAACCCGTGAATTTTTCCGGCCAACTTAACGTTATTCGCGGGAAATACTATTATTATGACGACACATTTACAATCCAGGAAGGGCAGATCTATTTTGACCCCGTGGAGTTTAATCCGCGATTAAATATTGTGGCAACTACGGAAATCGAAGATCAAGTGGAAGTGCAACTGACACTCTCCGGGGAACTGGATAATCCGTCTATTAATTTGGAGACTCCGGGTGAGGGACAGCGATATACCGAACAGGAAATATTAGAAATACTCACCTTTAACGAAAGAATTGAGGAAGGGATAAACACACAAGCCCTCGGGCAATCCATTTTTACCAGTTATCTGGAGCAGCAATTAGAAAACTATGGCAGCCAGCTTATCGGTCTGGAAACCTTTGATGTGGAAGCCGAAGGCCAGGGGCTCCAAAACCTGGAAAATGTCACTATTACAATGGGGCGGCGGGTAGCACCAAACTTGTATTTTACATACGGCCGGGGATTTTTTGCAGAAAATCCCACCAATACAGTTGGGCTTGAATATCAATTAAACCGATATATGTCTCTTTTGGGGGAAGTTGATGAAGAAGGGTTGTATCATTTCAAATACCGGTTAAAATACAATTATTAA
- the dnaK gene encoding molecular chaperone DnaK, whose product MGKIIGIDLGTTNSCVSVMEGGEPKVIQNAEGNRTTPSVVGFTKDGERLIGQAAKRQAVTNPDKTVSSIKRFMGRKYNEVSEEIKEVAYKVVKGENNLAQVEIDDKSYTPQEISAMVLQKMKQTAEDYLGDKVTDAVITVPAYFNDSQRQATKDAGKIAGLNVKRIINEPTAASLAYGMDKKDDEKIAVFDLGGGTFDISILELGDGVYEVKSTNGDTHLGGDDFDQRVINWITQEFKKDEGVDLTKDPMALQRLKEAAEKAKIELSGTMKTEINLPFITADNSGPKHLNLELTRAKFEQLVEDLVERTRKPCQDALSDAGLSASDVDDVILVGGSTRIPAVQEIVQEIFGKEPHKGVNPDEVVAIGAAIQGGVLGGEVEDVLLLDVTPLSLGIETLGGVFTKLIERNTTIPTKAQEIFSTAADNQTSVEIHVLQGEREMARDNKTIGRFHLDGIPPAPRGTPQIEVTFDIDANGIMNVSAKDKATGKEQSIRIEASSGLDEDEIEDMVQDAKQHAEEDKKRRELIEAKNQADNLVYQTEKNIKEFDDQLSEDDKSKLEDAKDRLAEVKDSDDLDKIKEATEELNETWSEISSGMYDQAKAQQPGAGAQPGAQESTETSANGEQQTDDSEIEDADFEVVDDEEK is encoded by the coding sequence ATGGGAAAAATTATTGGAATTGATTTAGGGACCACCAATTCATGTGTTTCAGTTATGGAAGGTGGTGAACCCAAGGTAATACAAAATGCTGAAGGGAACCGGACGACACCATCTGTGGTCGGTTTTACCAAAGATGGTGAGCGGTTGATCGGTCAGGCTGCAAAACGTCAGGCCGTGACGAACCCCGATAAAACCGTGAGCTCGATTAAGCGGTTCATGGGCCGGAAATACAATGAGGTCAGCGAAGAAATTAAGGAAGTCGCCTATAAGGTCGTAAAGGGCGAAAATAACCTGGCCCAGGTCGAAATTGATGATAAGTCATATACACCCCAGGAAATTTCGGCGATGGTGCTTCAGAAAATGAAGCAGACTGCGGAAGATTATCTCGGTGACAAGGTCACGGATGCCGTGATTACTGTCCCGGCCTACTTCAACGATTCGCAGCGCCAGGCCACCAAAGATGCCGGAAAGATCGCAGGTCTGAATGTCAAACGTATTATCAATGAGCCGACAGCCGCCTCACTGGCATACGGTATGGATAAGAAAGACGACGAAAAGATCGCCGTTTTTGACCTGGGTGGCGGAACGTTCGATATCTCCATCCTGGAACTGGGCGACGGTGTCTACGAAGTGAAGAGTACCAATGGTGACACTCACCTAGGTGGCGATGATTTTGACCAGCGCGTCATCAACTGGATTACCCAGGAATTCAAGAAAGACGAAGGTGTGGATCTGACCAAAGATCCCATGGCGCTTCAGCGTCTGAAGGAGGCGGCAGAAAAAGCAAAGATTGAACTTTCTGGCACCATGAAGACGGAGATTAATCTGCCGTTTATTACCGCTGACAACTCCGGTCCAAAACATCTGAATCTGGAACTCACACGCGCGAAATTCGAGCAGTTAGTCGAAGATCTGGTCGAACGGACCAGAAAGCCGTGTCAGGATGCTCTGAGCGATGCCGGATTGAGCGCCAGCGACGTCGATGATGTCATATTAGTCGGTGGATCGACCCGAATCCCGGCGGTCCAGGAGATCGTCCAGGAAATCTTTGGAAAAGAACCGCATAAAGGTGTGAACCCCGATGAAGTTGTGGCGATTGGTGCTGCAATTCAGGGCGGAGTCCTTGGCGGCGAGGTCGAAGATGTACTGCTGCTCGATGTCACGCCATTAAGCCTCGGTATCGAGACGCTTGGTGGTGTTTTCACGAAACTCATCGAACGGAATACGACTATTCCGACCAAGGCACAGGAAATTTTTTCAACTGCTGCAGATAACCAGACATCTGTGGAAATCCACGTGTTGCAGGGCGAGCGCGAAATGGCGCGTGATAACAAGACTATCGGACGGTTCCATCTGGATGGCATCCCGCCGGCGCCGCGTGGTACCCCTCAGATTGAGGTGACCTTTGATATTGACGCCAACGGCATAATGAACGTCTCCGCTAAAGATAAGGCGACCGGTAAGGAGCAAAGTATCCGGATTGAAGCCTCCAGCGGACTGGATGAGGACGAAATCGAAGATATGGTTCAGGACGCCAAGCAGCATGCAGAGGAAGATAAGAAGCGGCGCGAACTCATTGAGGCGAAAAACCAGGCGGACAATCTGGTGTATCAGACCGAGAAAAACATTAAAGAGTTCGACGACCAACTGTCCGAAGATGACAAATCCAAACTGGAAGACGCCAAAGATCGCCTCGCAGAAGTCAAAGACAGTGACGATCTGGATAAAATTAAGGAAGCCACTGAAGAGCTCAACGAAACCTGGAGTGAAATCTCCAGCGGTATGTACGATCAGGCAAAGGCCCAGCAGCCCGGAGCCGGAGCACAGCCGGGGGCCCAGGAGTCTACTGAAACCAGCGCCAACGGTGAGCAGCAGACGGACGATTCCGAAATCGAAGATGCGGACTTTGAAGTGGTGGACGACGAGGAGAAGTAG
- the clpB gene encoding ATP-dependent chaperone ClpB → MSFDNMTLKVQEALKGAVERAEERGNPEIQIGHYLDFVLSQSESVIGSLLQKIGIDSNAVQKEARSEIDGLPKQHGGGIGQARLSNDLNQVFDTAQKQARQLNDEYISNEHVLYGTISASKSKVAQYLKQQGVTEDAILKALKDIRGGQRVTDQSPEDKYESLKRFGKDLNDLARRGKLDPIIGRDEEIRRVLQVLSRRKKNNPVLIGEPGVGKTAIAEGIAQRVVEGDVPTNMQNKRIVALDMGALIAGAKFRGEFEDRLKAVLKEVSESDGEIILFIDELHTVVGAGAAEGAVDASNLLKPQLARGELRAIGATTIDEYRKHIEKDAALERRFQPITISEPSVEDTVSILRGLKDKYEVHHGVRILDESIIAAAELSDRYLTERFLPDKAIDLIDEAGSKLRSEIDSLPAELDEVERRIRQLEVETRALRKEESTGAKKRLEQVQQEMADLREQSDELRAQWSHEKEIIEDVQRLKKIIDETKMAAERATREGDWEKAAELQHGRLVELKESLEQKTRELDELRESGETLLKEEVTSEDIAEIVSKWTGIPVTRMMESEREKLLKMEERLHRRLVGQDEAIQSVSNAIRRARAGLQDENRPIGTFIFIGSTGVGKTELAKSLAEFLFDDEHAMVRLDMSEYMEKHSVARLVGAPPGYVGYDEGGQLTEAVRRKPYSVVLLDEIEKAHPDVFNMLLQVLDDGRLTDNQGKTVNFRNTIIIMTSNLGSQFIMQKMDAMTEDNRELIYEEMREEVLKQLKQNVRPEFLNRIDDVIVFEPLSKSDITEIVRLQFGRLRQRIKNMNIRAELSEEVVERIADLGYDPSFGARPIKRVLQKEIIDKLATEVLADEIHPGDSIVIHWDGDAFVFQKQDSGSPGESADTINAEFEEVKELE, encoded by the coding sequence ATATCGTTTGACAATATGACATTAAAGGTTCAGGAAGCGCTGAAAGGTGCGGTCGAACGCGCTGAAGAACGAGGGAACCCTGAGATACAAATCGGTCACTATCTCGATTTTGTTCTCAGTCAGAGCGAAAGTGTTATAGGTTCACTATTGCAGAAAATTGGCATTGATAGCAATGCCGTTCAAAAAGAAGCCCGAAGTGAAATCGATGGTTTGCCGAAACAACACGGGGGTGGTATCGGGCAAGCGCGCCTCTCCAATGACCTGAACCAGGTGTTTGATACTGCCCAAAAACAGGCCCGGCAGCTCAATGATGAATATATCAGTAACGAGCATGTATTATATGGCACCATTTCGGCCAGCAAAAGTAAGGTCGCTCAATATCTGAAACAACAAGGGGTGACGGAAGATGCCATTCTCAAAGCCCTCAAAGATATCCGGGGTGGGCAACGGGTGACTGACCAGTCTCCTGAGGATAAATACGAGTCCCTGAAGCGTTTCGGTAAGGATCTGAATGATCTCGCACGGCGTGGAAAACTTGATCCAATTATTGGCAGAGACGAAGAGATTCGCCGGGTTCTCCAGGTGCTGTCACGACGGAAGAAGAATAACCCGGTGCTCATCGGAGAGCCCGGCGTCGGAAAAACCGCCATTGCGGAGGGAATTGCGCAGCGCGTTGTTGAGGGCGACGTCCCGACAAATATGCAGAACAAGCGCATTGTGGCACTGGATATGGGCGCCCTGATCGCCGGTGCGAAATTCCGGGGTGAGTTTGAAGATCGCCTGAAGGCAGTGCTGAAAGAAGTGAGCGAGTCGGATGGTGAGATTATCCTCTTCATCGATGAATTGCATACGGTGGTTGGGGCAGGCGCCGCGGAAGGCGCCGTGGACGCATCTAACCTGTTGAAGCCGCAGCTCGCTCGGGGTGAACTCAGGGCCATCGGCGCAACGACTATCGACGAATACCGGAAACATATTGAGAAGGATGCTGCCCTGGAACGACGATTTCAGCCAATCACTATTTCTGAACCGTCGGTCGAAGATACCGTCTCAATTCTGCGTGGCCTGAAGGATAAATACGAGGTGCACCACGGTGTTCGCATCCTGGATGAATCGATTATAGCCGCGGCCGAATTATCCGACCGGTACCTTACCGAGCGGTTTCTGCCGGATAAAGCAATTGATTTGATTGACGAAGCCGGAAGTAAGCTCCGAAGCGAAATCGACAGCCTTCCTGCGGAACTGGACGAAGTGGAACGGCGGATTCGCCAGCTGGAAGTAGAGACTCGCGCACTGCGGAAAGAAGAGTCAACCGGGGCGAAAAAACGCCTGGAGCAGGTGCAGCAGGAGATGGCAGATCTGAGAGAACAGTCCGATGAGCTCCGGGCACAATGGAGCCACGAAAAGGAAATAATTGAGGACGTCCAGCGACTGAAAAAAATTATCGATGAGACCAAAATGGCAGCAGAACGCGCCACCAGAGAGGGTGACTGGGAAAAAGCAGCCGAGCTCCAACACGGGAGATTAGTTGAACTGAAGGAGTCACTGGAGCAGAAGACCAGGGAGCTGGATGAACTCCGCGAGAGCGGCGAAACGCTGCTGAAAGAAGAAGTGACTTCCGAAGATATTGCTGAGATCGTATCAAAATGGACCGGAATTCCCGTGACCCGCATGATGGAATCCGAGCGCGAAAAATTGCTGAAAATGGAAGAACGGCTGCACCGCCGGCTGGTGGGGCAGGACGAAGCTATTCAGTCCGTGTCCAATGCGATTCGTCGGGCCCGGGCCGGGTTGCAGGACGAGAACCGCCCTATCGGGACATTTATTTTTATCGGATCCACAGGCGTGGGGAAAACCGAACTGGCGAAATCTCTGGCCGAATTTCTGTTTGATGACGAACACGCCATGGTCCGGCTCGATATGTCCGAATACATGGAAAAGCACTCGGTCGCACGACTGGTTGGTGCGCCTCCGGGATACGTTGGCTATGACGAAGGGGGACAGCTGACCGAAGCCGTTCGGCGGAAGCCGTATTCCGTGGTATTGCTGGATGAAATCGAAAAAGCGCATCCCGATGTATTCAATATGTTGTTACAGGTACTCGATGACGGCCGGCTGACGGACAATCAGGGCAAAACGGTAAACTTCCGGAATACGATAATTATCATGACGTCCAACCTCGGATCCCAGTTCATCATGCAGAAAATGGACGCCATGACCGAGGACAATCGGGAGCTTATCTATGAAGAGATGCGGGAAGAAGTGCTGAAGCAACTGAAGCAGAACGTCCGGCCGGAATTCCTGAATCGGATTGACGACGTGATCGTGTTTGAACCGTTATCAAAATCCGACATCACAGAGATTGTGCGATTACAGTTTGGCCGGCTGCGCCAGCGGATAAAAAATATGAACATCCGGGCAGAACTCTCCGAAGAAGTAGTCGAACGGATAGCAGATCTGGGCTACGATCCGTCGTTTGGCGCCCGGCCGATTAAGCGCGTCCTGCAGAAGGAAATTATCGATAAATTGGCGACCGAAGTACTCGCGGATGAGATCCATCCCGGCGACTCCATAGTAATTCACTGGGATGGCGATGCCTTTGTGTTTCAAAAGCAGGATTCCGGATCTCCTGGAGAATCGGCCGATACAATCAATGCCGAATTTGAAGAAGTTAAGGAACTCGAATAG
- a CDS encoding BamA/TamA family outer membrane protein — protein MRFRTLWILLFFCAYLFHLNHGYAQQILPTSTYRVQSLTLSGNETYDSEELKDKLNLHTGKVTTLGMGAEFNKRVLRLDVITLESFYKERGFINVAVRDSFYVKGNRRVEVFLSIQEGQRFFLRKIDIRGNLALSDQQVYSYFSDLDTGAPYNPYLFQESIEQVQQAYENTGKPFADIQYRIDAEGTNVFATIVIEENQTVYVEDIRINGLSGVKPDVVRRELTLVNGDRYSGEEIEESQRRIFETGLFADVNIRPVPSTVDSERVDLQVTLREQDFHTVRFDFGLGQYEITPSAEPTTGLESSLEWMNRNLVSSGRRLQASTGLLFDLINLNPWPDASISYTEPWLWKFRVPTTLRFFYELRTYDITGNPKREWGTDLTFLHTRRRRLTLRSTLTWQQVTLMDVPSESAEELLRYQDRQERSLEFLYRRDARDNFLYPKQGFVIQVEPKLFGGILGGTADFYKVEVSLSKYWESYFNGTLAGRINIGSLHKYNPNDPVIPDDELFRLGGATSVRGFQTDMLAVRYNQTDSVWVPQGKRVKTVFNLEYRFPLFWQFGGELFLDAGQLWTDYSNLDILSLRHTVGIGITFATPLGPARIDFGRKLNPRAHRDEETGRIYRDDLWNINLGLQYAF, from the coding sequence GTGCGATTCCGTACCCTGTGGATATTATTGTTTTTCTGTGCGTATCTGTTTCACCTGAATCACGGGTATGCCCAGCAGATCCTCCCGACTTCAACTTACCGGGTGCAAAGTTTGACGCTCTCCGGAAATGAGACATATGATTCGGAGGAACTCAAGGACAAGTTAAATCTCCATACCGGAAAAGTCACGACGCTTGGTATGGGAGCGGAGTTTAATAAACGGGTTCTCCGGTTGGATGTCATAACACTGGAGTCGTTCTATAAAGAACGCGGATTTATCAATGTGGCGGTACGGGATTCTTTCTATGTGAAGGGGAACCGCCGGGTGGAGGTATTCCTCTCCATTCAGGAAGGGCAGCGATTTTTTCTTAGAAAAATTGATATCCGTGGGAATTTGGCACTCTCGGATCAGCAGGTTTATAGTTATTTCAGCGACCTGGATACGGGGGCTCCGTATAACCCCTATCTCTTTCAGGAATCTATCGAACAGGTACAGCAAGCATATGAAAATACCGGGAAGCCGTTTGCCGATATCCAGTACCGCATCGATGCCGAAGGTACGAATGTATTCGCCACGATTGTCATTGAGGAAAACCAGACCGTCTATGTCGAAGATATTCGGATTAACGGGCTCTCCGGAGTAAAGCCGGACGTCGTCCGACGCGAACTGACCCTGGTGAACGGAGACCGGTATAGTGGCGAAGAGATTGAAGAAAGTCAGCGTCGGATTTTTGAAACGGGATTATTCGCTGATGTAAATATTCGGCCGGTTCCGAGTACTGTCGATTCAGAGCGAGTGGACCTGCAGGTGACTCTGCGAGAGCAGGATTTTCATACAGTCCGTTTTGATTTTGGACTAGGACAATATGAAATTACCCCAAGCGCCGAACCGACGACCGGGCTAGAGTCTTCTTTGGAATGGATGAATCGGAATCTTGTCTCATCGGGAAGACGCCTGCAGGCGTCCACCGGTTTGCTGTTTGACCTAATTAACCTGAACCCCTGGCCAGACGCTTCAATCAGTTATACTGAGCCGTGGCTCTGGAAATTCAGGGTACCAACCACCCTCCGTTTCTTCTATGAGCTGCGGACATACGATATCACGGGAAATCCAAAACGAGAATGGGGAACTGATCTTACATTCCTGCATACTCGGCGCAGACGGTTAACGTTGCGTTCAACTCTTACCTGGCAGCAGGTGACACTAATGGATGTTCCATCGGAGAGCGCGGAAGAACTGCTACGGTATCAGGATCGCCAGGAACGAAGCCTTGAGTTTCTATACCGCAGAGATGCGAGGGATAACTTTCTGTATCCGAAGCAGGGGTTCGTAATTCAGGTTGAACCGAAATTGTTCGGTGGTATTCTAGGGGGAACAGCAGATTTTTATAAGGTTGAAGTATCTCTCAGTAAGTATTGGGAGAGCTATTTTAATGGGACGCTTGCCGGACGCATTAATATTGGCAGCCTCCATAAATATAACCCGAATGATCCCGTAATCCCTGATGATGAATTATTTCGACTGGGCGGAGCTACCAGTGTCCGGGGTTTCCAGACTGATATGCTGGCTGTTCGCTATAATCAGACTGACTCGGTTTGGGTTCCCCAGGGAAAGCGGGTCAAGACAGTATTTAATCTGGAATACCGGTTCCCGCTCTTCTGGCAATTTGGTGGCGAATTGTTCCTGGATGCAGGACAGTTATGGACTGACTATTCTAACCTGGATATCCTGTCATTGCGGCATACCGTCGGCATTGGAATAACCTTTGCAACTCCTTTAGGGCCGGCACGGATAGACTTTGGAAGGAAACTGAATCCCAGGGCACACAGGGATGAAGAAACCGGCAGAATTTACCGTGACGATCTCTGGAATATTAACCTGGGATTGCAATATGCGTTCTAA